One stretch of Saccharomonospora xinjiangensis XJ-54 DNA includes these proteins:
- a CDS encoding MCE family protein produces MLVRKTKIQLVAFLVISVLAIGYALVRFTDIEKTFGSGGYTVHLQMSESGGIFTGAEVTYRGYNIGEVGPLTLTHDGLSAALLIEPDAPAVPRKLHAAIANRSAVGEQYVDLRPVTDDGPYLEDGDVIPADDVSTPVPAQDLITDLDALASSVPTDSLRTVVDESYEAFHGTGRHLQTLLDTTGEFTRVAREYLPQTVRLLEDGTTVLRTQNDLSTHMRSFSADLKDLSQTLRDSDGDLRRLIETAPGAATTVREVLAESGPDLSTLVANLLTTSNVLVTRLDGLEQAFVTYPLVAAGAYSVTPGDGTAHLGMVLNLFNPPACTKGYRPPEEYRPGNETSEREPYADAYCAEPTGSPIAVRGSQNAPFNGVPVAPTEQQVRDNSNRDSEQLASLRRGALGLAGSEGLSITSLRQLVGLED; encoded by the coding sequence ATGCTCGTTCGAAAGACCAAGATCCAGCTGGTCGCCTTCCTCGTCATCTCGGTACTGGCGATCGGCTACGCCCTCGTGCGGTTCACCGACATCGAGAAGACGTTCGGCTCCGGCGGCTACACCGTGCACCTCCAGATGTCCGAATCCGGGGGCATCTTCACCGGAGCCGAGGTGACCTACCGCGGCTACAACATCGGCGAGGTCGGGCCGCTCACCCTCACCCACGACGGGCTCTCGGCCGCACTGCTCATCGAACCCGACGCGCCGGCCGTGCCACGGAAACTGCACGCCGCCATCGCCAACCGGTCCGCGGTCGGGGAGCAGTACGTCGATCTGAGGCCGGTCACGGACGACGGCCCCTACCTCGAAGACGGCGACGTCATCCCGGCAGACGACGTCAGCACCCCCGTCCCGGCTCAGGACCTCATCACCGATCTCGACGCCCTCGCCTCCTCGGTACCGACCGACTCGCTGCGCACGGTCGTTGACGAGTCCTACGAGGCATTCCACGGCACCGGCCGCCACCTCCAGACGCTGCTGGACACCACAGGTGAATTCACCCGAGTGGCAAGGGAATACCTGCCGCAGACCGTGCGGCTGCTCGAAGACGGCACCACGGTGCTGCGCACCCAGAACGACCTGAGCACCCACATGCGGTCGTTCAGCGCCGACCTCAAGGACCTGTCGCAGACGCTCAGGGACTCCGACGGCGACCTCCGCCGCCTGATCGAAACCGCACCCGGCGCGGCCACCACCGTCAGGGAGGTACTCGCCGAGTCGGGCCCCGACCTGAGCACGCTGGTGGCCAACCTCCTGACCACGTCGAACGTCCTCGTCACCCGGCTCGATGGGCTGGAACAGGCATTCGTCACCTATCCACTCGTCGCGGCAGGCGCCTACAGCGTGACCCCAGGCGACGGCACAGCCCACCTCGGGATGGTGCTCAACCTGTTCAACCCTCCCGCTTGCACCAAGGGCTACCGCCCGCCGGAGGAATACCGGCCGGGCAACGAGACCAGCGAGCGTGAGCCCTACGCCGACGCCTACTGCGCGGAACCCACGGGAAGCCCCATCGCGGTGCGCGGATCGCAGAACGCGCCGTTCAACGGCGTCCCCGTCGCGCCGACCGAGCAGCAGGTCCGAGATAACAGCAACCGCGACTCCGAACAGCTCGCATCGCTGCGGCGCGGTGCTCTCGGGCTCGCGGGCAGCGAAGGGCTGTCGATCACCAGCCTGAGGCAACTCGTCGGACTGGAGGACTGA
- a CDS encoding MCE family protein — MRPIRTVLATACAATLFVTAGCSGFEGVHDVPLPGGADLGDDPYTVRVHFRDVLDLVPKAGVRVGEVPVGTVEEVGLAEDGWTAEVVVTINGDVELPKGAIANLRQSSLLGEKYVELAAPSETEAGPAGAAGRLADGDLIPVERTNRSVEVEEVLGALSMLLNGGGVEQLNTITEELGAALHGNAPDLKALLHNAEELVRALDEQSGDITAALDGLNRLSSTLNSQRDKIAVAVTDLGPGLEVLERQRDQLVDMLNALDGLSEVAVETVNAGQEDLVANLEALLPTLRKLGEAGSDLPNALELMLTYPFTDAAAEGVKGDYMNLYLELDLNLKEILANIGRSRQNPLGGVPVVGDLTQPRETDPGDTSSMLPLPGEDGYGEQGTGDSDLGGLLDDIVGGGR; from the coding sequence ATGAGGCCGATCCGCACAGTTCTCGCCACAGCCTGCGCCGCCACACTCTTCGTGACCGCAGGATGCAGTGGATTCGAAGGCGTCCACGACGTCCCACTTCCCGGCGGCGCGGACCTCGGCGACGACCCCTACACCGTGCGCGTGCACTTCCGCGACGTCCTCGACCTCGTCCCGAAGGCCGGAGTGCGCGTCGGCGAGGTACCGGTCGGCACCGTCGAGGAGGTCGGACTCGCCGAAGACGGGTGGACGGCCGAGGTCGTCGTCACGATCAACGGCGACGTCGAACTGCCCAAGGGCGCCATCGCCAACCTGCGCCAGTCGAGCCTGCTCGGCGAGAAGTACGTCGAACTCGCCGCGCCCTCCGAGACCGAGGCAGGACCGGCAGGGGCAGCGGGACGGCTCGCAGACGGCGACCTCATCCCGGTCGAACGCACCAACCGCAGCGTCGAGGTCGAGGAAGTCCTCGGCGCGCTGTCCATGCTCCTCAACGGCGGCGGCGTCGAACAACTCAACACCATCACCGAGGAACTCGGTGCCGCACTGCACGGCAACGCGCCCGACCTCAAGGCGCTGTTGCACAACGCCGAGGAACTCGTGCGGGCGCTCGACGAGCAGTCCGGCGACATCACCGCGGCCCTCGACGGGCTCAACCGGCTGTCGTCCACCCTCAACTCCCAGCGCGACAAGATCGCCGTCGCCGTCACCGACCTCGGTCCCGGCCTTGAAGTCCTCGAACGCCAGCGTGACCAGCTCGTTGACATGCTCAACGCGCTCGACGGGCTCTCCGAGGTCGCCGTCGAGACGGTCAACGCGGGCCAGGAGGACCTCGTGGCCAACCTCGAAGCCCTGCTGCCCACACTCCGGAAGCTGGGAGAGGCCGGGTCCGACCTGCCCAACGCCCTCGAACTGATGCTCACCTACCCGTTCACCGACGCGGCCGCCGAGGGCGTCAAGGGCGACTACATGAATCTCTACCTCGAACTCGACCTGAACTTGAAGGAGATCCTCGCGAACATCGGCCGGAGCAGGCAGAACCCGCTGGGTGGCGTTCCGGTCGTCGGAGATCTCACCCAGCCCCGCGAGACCGACCCCGGCGACACTTCCTCGATGCTGCCGCTGCCGGGCGAGGACGGCTACGGCGAGCAAGGAACCGGCGACAGCGACCTCGGCGGGCTGCTCGACGACATCGTGGGAGGCGGTCGCTGA
- a CDS encoding MCE family protein, producing MTGTRLSQQLARGVTVACVLGLVVAGALWWTLRDANSKHVTAYFTEAIGLYEGNSVRILGVEVGEVTTIQPEGDRVRVEMTYDRRFAVPADAGAVLVAPSLVSDRYVQLTPAYTGGEELADGAVVPLSRTAVPLEIDELGESLSRVSEALGPNGANADGSLSDLLDTAAANLDGNGKALHDSITKLGKAAGTLSGNSEDLFVTVENLATLSGTLAASDDEVRRFERQLADVSDFLAAERDNLAATVSELGTTLGTVDEFINANRERVKSNVGKLADITAVLVEQRAALAETLDIAPLALGNLANTYNGASGTLDARPNMNELTEPPILMVCNLLRQTPEALDALGNLCADVAGVLEGAVELPSLAESVNALNKGKLPPLPLPLVGQITGTGGQR from the coding sequence ATGACCGGCACCCGGCTTTCACAGCAACTCGCCAGAGGCGTCACCGTCGCCTGTGTTCTCGGGCTCGTCGTGGCGGGAGCACTGTGGTGGACACTAAGGGACGCGAACTCCAAACACGTCACCGCCTACTTCACCGAGGCCATCGGCCTCTACGAGGGCAACAGCGTCCGCATCCTCGGCGTCGAGGTCGGCGAGGTGACGACCATCCAGCCGGAAGGCGACCGTGTCAGGGTCGAGATGACCTACGACCGCCGGTTCGCCGTCCCCGCCGACGCAGGCGCCGTCCTCGTCGCGCCATCGCTGGTCTCCGATCGCTACGTGCAGCTCACCCCCGCCTACACCGGAGGGGAGGAACTCGCCGACGGCGCGGTCGTCCCACTCTCCCGCACAGCCGTGCCGCTGGAGATCGACGAACTCGGTGAGAGCCTCAGCCGGGTCTCCGAGGCGCTCGGGCCGAACGGAGCCAACGCGGACGGTTCCCTCTCCGACCTGCTCGACACCGCGGCAGCCAACCTCGACGGCAACGGCAAGGCCCTGCACGACTCCATCACCAAACTGGGCAAGGCTGCCGGAACACTGTCAGGCAACTCGGAAGACCTCTTCGTCACGGTCGAGAACCTCGCCACACTCTCCGGCACCCTCGCGGCCAGCGATGACGAGGTACGGCGGTTCGAGCGGCAACTCGCCGACGTCAGCGACTTCCTCGCGGCCGAACGCGACAACCTCGCCGCGACGGTCTCCGAACTCGGGACCACGCTCGGCACCGTTGACGAGTTCATCAACGCCAACCGGGAGCGCGTGAAGTCCAACGTCGGCAAGCTCGCCGACATCACAGCGGTCCTGGTCGAACAACGCGCGGCACTCGCCGAGACACTCGACATCGCACCTCTCGCGCTCGGCAACCTCGCCAACACCTACAACGGCGCATCCGGCACCCTCGACGCCCGTCCCAACATGAACGAACTCACCGAACCGCCGATCCTCATGGTCTGCAACCTGCTCAGGCAGACACCCGAAGCACTCGACGCGCTGGGCAACCTCTGCGCGGACGTCGCAGGCGTCCTCGAAGGAGCAGTGGAACTGCCGTCACTGGCGGAATCGGTGAACGCGCTCAACAAGGGCAAGCTACCGCCGCTGCCCCTGCCGCTCGTCGGCCAGATCACCGGCACGGGAGGGCAACGATGA
- the rpoB gene encoding DNA-directed RNA polymerase subunit beta codes for MAVSPANQATAATNSIRPSTGVPGAPKRVSFGEIREPLDTPHLLDVQIRSFEWFTGSEAWYERAVNEGDENPVGGLEEVLNEISPIEDFSGSMSLSFSDPRFDEVKASVEECKDKDMTYAAPLFVTAEFVNNNTGEIKSQTVFMGDFPVMTDKGTFIINGTERVVVSQLVRSPGVYFDQAVDKSTDKDVFSVKIIPSRGAWLEFDVDKRDTVGVRIDRKRRQPVTVLLKALGWTTEQIRERFSFSETLLATLEKDHTAGQDEALLDIHRKLRPGEPPTKESAQALVENLFFKDKRYDLAKVGRYKVNKKLGLKLPYDHGTLTEEDIVTTVEYLVRLHAGEETMRSGDVEVPVEIDDIDHFGNRRIRTVGELIQNQIRVGLSRMERVVRERMTTQDVEAITPQTLINIRPVVAAIREFFGTSQLSQFMDQNNPLSGLTHKRRLNALGPGGLSRERAGMDVRDVHPSHYGRMCPIETPEGPNIGLIGSLASYARVNPFGFIETPYRKVVEGKVTDEVHYLTADEEDRFVKAQANAPLTEDGHFAEDQVLGRRKGGEVELLDPMEIDYMDVSPRQMVSVATAMIPFLEHDDANRALMGANMQRQAVPLLRSESPLVGTGVELAAAVDAGDVVVAEEAGVVEELSADMITIMQDDGTRRGYGLYKFRRTNAGTCFNHRPIVNEGDRVEKGQVLADGPSTDKGEMALGKNLLVAVMPWEGHNYEDAIVISQRLVQDDVLTSIHIEEHEIDARDTKLGAEEITRDIPNVSEDVLADLDERGIVRIGAEVRDGDILVGKVTPKGETELTPEERLLRAIFGEKAREVRDTSLKVPHGETGKVIGVRVFSREDDDELPPGVNELVRVYVAKKSKIQDGDKLAGRHGNKGVIGKILPAEDMPFLEDGTPVDIVLNTHGVPRRMNIGQILELHLGWLASQGWKVEGNPEWAKNLTEELMDVEPGTNTATPVFDGAREHELTGLLGCAKPNRDGDRLVGEDGKATLLDGRTGEPFPYPVAVGYMYILKLHHMVDDKIHARSTGPYSMITQQPLGGKAQFGGQRFGEMECWAMQAYGAAYTLQELLTIKSDDVLGRVKVYEAIVKGENMPSPGIPESFKVLLKELQSLCLNVEVLSTDGAAIEMRDSDDEDLERAAANLGINLSRNESPSVDDVVQ; via the coding sequence TTGGCAGTCTCTCCCGCGAACCAGGCCACTGCTGCGACCAACTCTATTCGACCGTCAACGGGTGTTCCAGGAGCACCGAAGCGAGTCTCTTTCGGGGAGATTCGCGAGCCGCTTGACACCCCGCACCTTCTCGATGTGCAGATCCGGTCGTTCGAATGGTTCACCGGTTCGGAGGCGTGGTACGAACGCGCCGTCAACGAGGGCGACGAGAACCCGGTCGGTGGTCTCGAGGAGGTCCTGAACGAGATCTCCCCGATCGAGGACTTCTCCGGCTCGATGTCCCTGTCCTTCTCCGACCCGCGCTTCGACGAGGTCAAGGCCTCCGTCGAGGAGTGCAAGGACAAGGACATGACCTACGCGGCGCCGCTGTTCGTCACCGCCGAGTTCGTCAACAACAACACCGGTGAGATCAAGAGCCAGACGGTCTTCATGGGCGACTTCCCCGTGATGACCGACAAGGGCACGTTCATCATCAACGGCACCGAGCGTGTCGTGGTGTCGCAGCTCGTCCGCTCTCCCGGCGTGTACTTCGACCAGGCCGTGGATAAGTCCACGGACAAGGACGTCTTCAGCGTCAAGATCATTCCGAGCCGCGGTGCGTGGCTCGAGTTCGACGTCGATAAGCGCGACACCGTGGGTGTGCGGATCGACCGCAAGCGACGTCAGCCCGTCACGGTGCTGCTGAAGGCTCTCGGCTGGACGACCGAGCAGATCCGCGAGCGCTTCTCCTTCTCCGAGACGCTGCTCGCGACCCTGGAGAAGGACCACACGGCAGGCCAGGACGAGGCACTGCTCGACATCCACAGGAAGCTGCGGCCGGGTGAGCCTCCGACGAAGGAGAGCGCGCAGGCCCTCGTGGAGAACCTCTTCTTCAAGGACAAGCGCTACGACCTGGCCAAGGTCGGTCGCTACAAGGTCAACAAGAAGCTCGGTCTCAAGCTCCCCTACGACCACGGCACCCTCACCGAGGAAGACATCGTCACCACGGTCGAGTACCTGGTCCGCCTGCACGCGGGCGAGGAGACGATGCGTTCCGGCGACGTCGAGGTGCCCGTCGAGATCGACGACATCGACCACTTCGGCAACCGCCGCATCCGCACCGTCGGCGAGCTGATCCAGAACCAGATCAGGGTCGGTCTCTCCCGCATGGAGCGCGTGGTGCGCGAGCGGATGACCACCCAGGACGTCGAGGCCATCACGCCGCAGACGCTGATCAACATCCGCCCTGTCGTGGCAGCGATCAGGGAGTTCTTCGGAACTTCGCAGCTGTCGCAGTTCATGGACCAGAACAACCCGCTGTCGGGCCTGACCCACAAGCGCCGCCTCAACGCGCTCGGCCCCGGCGGTCTCTCCCGTGAGCGCGCAGGCATGGACGTCCGAGACGTGCACCCGAGCCACTACGGCCGGATGTGCCCGATCGAGACGCCGGAAGGCCCGAACATCGGTCTGATCGGCTCACTCGCCTCCTACGCCAGGGTTAACCCGTTCGGGTTCATCGAAACCCCGTATCGGAAGGTCGTCGAGGGCAAGGTCACCGACGAGGTGCACTACCTGACCGCCGACGAGGAGGACCGCTTCGTCAAGGCACAGGCCAACGCGCCGCTGACCGAGGACGGCCACTTCGCGGAGGATCAGGTCCTCGGCAGGAGGAAGGGCGGCGAGGTCGAGCTGCTCGACCCCATGGAGATCGACTACATGGACGTCTCGCCTCGGCAGATGGTGTCCGTGGCGACCGCCATGATCCCGTTCCTCGAGCACGACGACGCCAACCGCGCACTCATGGGTGCCAACATGCAGCGTCAGGCTGTGCCGCTGCTGCGCAGCGAGTCGCCGCTGGTCGGGACAGGCGTCGAGCTGGCAGCAGCCGTCGATGCGGGTGACGTCGTCGTCGCCGAGGAGGCAGGCGTCGTCGAGGAGCTGTCCGCCGACATGATCACGATCATGCAGGACGACGGCACCCGGCGCGGCTACGGCCTCTACAAGTTCCGCCGGACCAACGCGGGCACCTGCTTCAACCACCGGCCGATCGTCAACGAGGGCGACCGCGTCGAGAAAGGCCAGGTCCTCGCCGACGGTCCCTCGACGGACAAGGGCGAGATGGCCCTCGGCAAGAACCTCCTCGTGGCGGTCATGCCGTGGGAGGGCCACAACTACGAAGACGCCATCGTCATCTCGCAGCGGCTCGTGCAGGACGACGTGCTCACGTCGATCCACATCGAGGAGCACGAGATCGACGCCCGCGACACCAAGCTGGGCGCCGAGGAGATCACCCGCGACATCCCGAACGTGTCGGAGGACGTGCTCGCCGACCTCGATGAGCGCGGCATCGTCCGCATCGGTGCCGAGGTTCGCGACGGCGACATCCTGGTCGGCAAGGTCACGCCGAAGGGCGAGACGGAGCTGACCCCCGAGGAGCGCCTGCTCCGCGCGATCTTCGGTGAGAAGGCGCGCGAGGTGCGCGACACGTCGCTGAAGGTGCCGCACGGCGAGACCGGCAAGGTCATCGGCGTCCGGGTCTTCTCCCGCGAGGACGACGACGAGCTGCCCCCTGGCGTCAACGAGCTCGTCCGCGTCTACGTCGCGAAGAAGAGCAAGATCCAGGACGGCGACAAGCTCGCGGGCCGTCACGGCAACAAGGGCGTCATCGGCAAGATCCTCCCCGCCGAGGACATGCCGTTCCTCGAGGACGGCACCCCGGTGGACATCGTGCTGAACACCCACGGTGTTCCGCGCCGTATGAACATCGGGCAGATCCTCGAACTGCACCTCGGGTGGCTCGCGTCCCAGGGCTGGAAGGTCGAGGGCAACCCCGAGTGGGCGAAGAACCTCACCGAGGAGCTGATGGACGTCGAGCCGGGCACGAACACCGCGACGCCGGTGTTCGACGGCGCGAGGGAGCACGAGCTGACGGGGCTGCTCGGGTGTGCCAAGCCCAACCGCGACGGCGACCGCCTCGTCGGCGAGGACGGCAAGGCCACGCTGCTCGACGGTCGCACGGGTGAGCCGTTCCCGTACCCGGTCGCGGTCGGCTACATGTACATCCTGAAGCTGCACCACATGGTGGACGACAAGATCCACGCTCGTTCCACCGGCCCGTACTCGATGATCACGCAGCAGCCTCTCGGTGGTAAGGCGCAGTTCGGTGGTCAGCGCTTCGGTGAAATGGAGTGCTGGGCCATGCAGGCGTACGGCGCCGCCTACACCCTCCAGGAGCTGCTCACGATCAAGTCCGACGACGTGCTCGGCAGGGTGAAGGTCTACGAGGCCATCGTCAAGGGCGAGAACATGCCGTCGCCGGGCATCCCGGAGTCGTTCAAGGTGCTGCTGAAGGAACTTCAGTCGCTGTGCTTGAACGTCGAGGTGCTCTCCACCGACGGGGCCGCCATCGAGATGCGCGACTCCGACGACGAGGACCTCGAACGCGCTGCCGCCAACCTCGGCATCAACCTGTCCCGCAACGAGTCGCCCTCCGTGGACGACGTCGTGCAATGA